The uncultured Bacteroides sp. genome includes the window GCGGAATACCCAGTTTATTAAATGTCTTTATTAGTTCGGGATCAACTTCATCAAGGCTTTTCGGCCCTTCTTTTTTCTTTGTCGGGTCCGCATAATAAGAAATAGCCTGATAATCTATTTCCGGTATACGTAGATGAGCCCATGTGGGCATTTCCAATGTCAACCAATGGCGATAAGCTTTTAACCGAAAATCGAGCAACCATTCAGGCTCCTCTTTTTTAAATGAAATAAGACGAATCGTATCTTCGCTTAGTCCCCGCTCTATAACGTCTGTATTCACTTCAGTTGTAAATCCATACTTATATTTCTCCTGAGTGAGGTCTTTTACATATTTGTTAGGTTCTTCCTGTTGCATAGTTCTATTAGAAAATATATTGTTGCGAAACTCTTTTTGCTGCGGGAAAGAATATCCCGGCAACATTTCTCATAGGATAATATAACACTGATTCAGCCTTCTTTGTTTGGCTTAAGACATGATTCCCAGTGTCAATAAACTCAATAACACCTATAAGAAGCACAATCATAAATAAGTATTTTAGTGCTCCTAAGCCGGCTCCAAGCAAGCGGTTTAGCCAACCCAGCGATATAGCTTCCATTGTTTTGGTAAGTAATAATGCCACGATTCCAAATAATAAAGGAATAGCAATCCAGATAGTTAGAAAAGCAATGACCTGGGCCACTGTCATCGAGTGGGTAAAAGTAGGACATATTTTCTCCGCCAACGAAGCATACAATGCTCTCGCAGCCAATAAGCCAACAAAAAAGCCCAGTATAGAAGCCAGTTGCCTCAAAAGACCTTTCAGAAAACCTCTAAAAGCTCCTACTCCTATTAGTATAACAATTATCAGATCTATTGTAGTCATATCATTGAACCGACAAATCGGTCATAAAAAATGTGCCAATATGCTCATTGAAGTGTGTCAACAAAGATACAACTCCATTGGCTTTCAGCATATTGGCACATTAGCACATCCGTGCGTTTGTAACTATAATGTTTGCTTCACTTCTATCTCTTCGTATGTTTCGATAAAATCGCCTATCCTCAAATCGTTGAAGTTAACCAGACTGATACCACACTCATAATTAACGGCAACTTCTTTCACATCGTCTTTAAAGCGCTTCAAAGCACTAATGGTGCCGGAGTAAATAACAATTCCATCCCGCACAAGACGGGCTTTATCAGATCGTCTGGCTTTTCCTTCTTTTACCATAGCACCAGCCACAGTACCAACTTTCGTTATATGGAATACCTCACGAACCTCAATGCTGGCAGTCACCACTTCTTTCACTTCCGGTGCAAGCATACCTTCCATCGCAGCTGTCACCTCTTCTATAGCATCATAAATGATAGAGTACATACGAATATCTACTCCTTCTTGCTCTGCAAACTTACGAGCTGAAGCTGAAGGACGAACCTGGAATCCGATAATAATCGCATCCGATGCAGCAGCCAATGTAACATCCGACTCAGATATTTGCCCTACTGCTTTATGAATAACATTCACCTGTATTTGTTCGGTAGAAAGTTTAATCAATGAATCGCTCAAGGCTTCAATAGAACCATCCACATCACCTTTCACAATAACATTCAATTCCTTGAAGTTTCCGAGAGCAATACGACGGCCGAGTTCATCAAGAGTAAGTATCTTCTGTGTACGTATACCTTGCTCGCGTTGCAATTGCTCACGTTTGTTTGCTATTTCACGAGCTTCCTGTTCTGTTTCAATTACGTGAAAAGTATCGCCAGCTGTAGGTGCACCGTTAAGTCCCAGTATCAACACCGGTTCAGAAGGGCCTGCCTCTGTAATTCGTTGGTTACGCTCATTGAACATGGCTTTTACACGACCAAAGTTCGTTCCGGCCAGTACAATATCGCCCATTTTCAATGTCCCGTTCGAAACCAGCACGGTAGCTATATAGCCTCGTCCTTTGTCTAAAGTCGATTCAATAATAGAACCCATGGCATGACGATTCGGATTTGCTTTAAGATCAAGCATTTCCGCCTCAAGCAATACTTTTTCCATTAATTCTTTTACGCCTATTCCCTTTTTCGCAGAAATATCTTGCGACTGATACTTACCACCCCATTCTTCCACGAGGAAATTCATAGCAGCTAATTCTTCTTTTATTTTCTCCGGGTTAGCCCCATTCTTATCAATTTTATTGATCGCAAACACAATGGGAACCCCTGCAGCCATGGCATGGTTAATTGCCTCTTTTGTTTGTGGCATCACATTGTCATCAGCCGCTACAATAATAATAGCTATATCTGTTACTTTCGCTCCACGAGCACGCATAGCGGTAAAAGCCTCATGCCCCGGAGTATCAAGAAATGTAATTTCTCGTCCATCTTCAAGGGTTACATTATAAGCACCAATATGCTGCGTAATACCTCCGGCTTCACCCGCAATAACATTTGCTTTACGAATATAATCAAGCAAAGACGTTTTACCGTGGTCGACATGCCCCATAACCGTTACTATCGGAGCACGATGTTGTAAATCTTCCGGACTATCCTCCTTTTCAACAATCGCTTGTGAAACTTCGGCACTAACATATTCCGTCTTATAGCCGAATTCTTCAGCTACCAAGTTAATAGTTTCTGCATCCAAACGTTGGTTAATAGATACCATCATTCCAATGCTCATGCACGTACCAATAACCTGGTTTACTGAAATATCCATCATATTAGCCAGCTCGTTAGCTGTAACAAACTCGGTAATCTTTAATACCTTACTTCCGGCTATTTCCTTATCATCAAGTTCTTGCTGCCTGTTAAAAGCTGTTTCCCGTTTCTCTTTACGGTATTTGGAGGTTTTATTTTTTCCTTTAGTAGTAAGACGAGCCAGCGTTTCTTTTATTTGTTTAGCAACATCCTCTTCACTGACTTCTTGTTTAATAACAGGTTTCTTAAATCGATCTCTATTGTTATTATTACCACGATTCTTAGCCTGTTGAGCTTGTCCGCCTCCAGCAGTATTTGGATGTAAATTTATACTCTTTACACTTTTCTCACTGTTAGGTACAGGACGTGCAAAGTTAGATGTTACATTATTAATGTCAACCTTCTCCTTATTAATGCGATTCCTTTTTTTCTTTGCAGCAGCATCCACATTTTCCTTAGGAACAGCCTTCACCACCTTAATGTCTTCCTTACGAATTTCCTTGATGATGGCCTCTTTCATTTGTTTTTTCTGATCCTGACGAACCTTGTCCTTTTCTTCACGTTCACGGCGTTTCTCCTCCTTCGTTTTTTTCTTTGGACGAGTTGTTTGGTTCAGTGCGGCAAGATCTATCTGCCCAATTACATTAATTTTAGAAACCAACTCCGTTGGCCTAATCTTAAATACATCCTCATCGTTATTCGATGAAACCAGTTCGGGTTCAGAAGCTTCTTCCTTCTTTTCAACCGGCATCAATGCCTCTTCATTTACTTTTTCAATCACTTGTGGAGTTTCTTTCACTATTTCAGGTTCTACCAGAGTCTCTGTTTTAACGGGCTCTTGCTTATCTAGAGGAGCTTCTTCCACCATCGGTGCAGCTATTTTATCCTCTTCCAATATAGGTTCTTTTGGAGCCTGTACAGGCTCAGGTTCAGGTTCAACAATTGCCTCGGCCACTACCACTACTGGCACTGCTTCTACTATCTGTTCTTTTTCTGCTTTCCGGTTCAATTTATCCAAATCGATCCTGCCAACAGATTTAAACTTCGGGCGAACGTCTTCCGGGACGACAGTTTTAATCACATCATCCGTTTTAGGCTTCTCGGGTTCTACATTTTCGTAACCATCGATAGCAACTGTACCTTTATTGCGATCCTTGTTCTGACGTTCCTGAATAAAACGTTCAGATTCAAGCCTCAGGTCTTTATCTGTGCTGAATTCTTTCACGAGTATTGCGTATTGTTCCTCGCTAATTTTCGTGTTAGGGCTAGCCTCAATGATATGCCCTTTCTTTTGCAAGAACTCAACAACCGTCGTGATTCCCACATTCAAATCTCTTGTTACTTTGTTTAACCTTATCGTCATAGTTTAAATTAATGGATAATGAAGTAGAAGCTATCTATCTAAATAATAATTTAGTTTTCCTCTTCAAACTCCGATTTCAAAATACGCAACACTTCGTCCACCGTTTCTTCTTCCAGATCCGTTTTCTCTATCAACATCTCACGAGGTGCACTCAATACTGCTTTTGCCGTATCGATACCTATGCTTTTAATAGCATTAATTACCCATCCGTCAATTTCATCGCTAAACTCCTCCAGATAGATATCTTCATCCTGTACATTTTCATCCAGCTCGCGGAACACGTCTATAGTGTACTCAGTCAACATACTGGCAAGCTTGATGTTCAAACCGCCTTTTCCAATAGCCAGCGACACCTCTTCAGGCTTTAAAAAGACCTCGGCCCTTCGCTCTTCTTCATTAAGTTTAATAGATGAAATTTTTGCGGGGCTAAGCGAGCGCTGAATAAATAATGAAATATTCGAGGTATAATTTATAACATCAATATTTTCATTTCTCAATTCACGGACAATGCCGTGTATACGACTACCTTTCACTCCAACGCAAGCTCCTACAGGATCAATTCTGTCATCATAAGATTCTACAGCGATCTTTGCACGTTCGCCGGGAATACGGGCTATTTTTTTAATTGTAATCAATCCATCGTTTATCTCAGGTACTTCCATTTCAAATAAACGTTGAAGGAAAACCGGAGAAGTACGTGATATAATAATTTTCGGATTATTATTCTTATTATCCACACGAGCTACAACAGCACGCGCTGTCTCTCCTTTGCGATAAAAGTCACTAGGTATTTGCTCTGTTTTGGGCAATAATAGCTCATTCCCTTCATCATCAAGCAAAAGTATTTCTTTTTTCCAAATCTGATATACTTCCGCATTAATAATAGTTCCTACCTGGTCTATATATTTATTATAAAGGCTGTCTTTCTCTAGCTCAAGAATTTTAGAGGCTAACGTCTGACGAAGATTCAAAATGGCACGGCGTCCGAATTTAGCGAAAATGACCTCATCCGTCACCTCTTCTCCCACTTCATATGAAGCATCAATCTTCTGCGCTTCCAAAAGTGGTATTTGCATATTCGGATTTGTTAAGTCCTCATCTGCAACAACTTCACGATTACGCCAAATTTCGAAATCACCTTTATCGGGATTCACAATTACGTCGTAATTCTCATCAGTGCCAAACATTTTCGCGATAACACTACGGAAAGACTCCTCGAGTACACTCACCATAGTTGTTCTATCGATATTTTTCAGTTCCTTAAATTCTGAAAATGTATCAATCAAGCTGATTGTTTCCTCTTTTTTGGCCATAATTATTTAAAACTAATTAAGTATTTAGTGTATTTTATATCAGCGTAAACAAATGTTTCATCCTCTTCTTGCAATTTCGGACGTTTGTCTCCTGCTATTTTTACCTTCTTCAGAATAGTAACAACGAACTTTTCTTCATCTGCATTTTTCAGCACGCCATTTAATTTGCGCCCATCTCTAGTGAGAATTTCTACCTCTTTTCCTATATGGTTATAGTACTGCTGCAATACTTTAAAGGGTTGCCCTATCCCTGCCGATCCAACTTCTAATTCGTAATCTTCCTCTTCGCGGTTAAGCTTCGATTCAATATAGCGGCTCAATTCAACGCAATCTTCGATCCACACCCCCTCAGCATGATCTATCTCGACCACTATTTTATCATCTGAACTAACGGCTATCTCTACGAGAAAATAATCTTTTTCTTTAAGCCACTCTTCAACAATCTGACAAACCGTTTTTTTTTCTACCATGGGCTAATTATAAAAAAAAGGAGCTAAATTGCCCCTCCACCTTTCATCTGTTCCGAGCGCAAAGATACAAATAATCTATTCGACTACAAAACATTAGCGAAAAAAAAAAGAAAAGTCTTATTCCTTTTTCTCCCCCAAGAAAAGCTTTTAATAAAAAAAAGAAAAAGGAGAAAGATCAATCTCTTTGTTTTTTATATTTGGGCTTAACGAAAAACAGAGATTTATAAGAAAGAATCGCTATCTTTACCACGAATTCAAAAAGACATAATTATGGCACATCCCCTGAATACCAATAAGCAATTCATGGTAGGCAATGGTATATTAGCTTTTGCCGTTATCTTCGTAGTAGTCCTCTTCATTTACATGAGCTTAAAATTGCAGCAAGACAAAAAAGTAAAACGCAACTTCGAAGAAACATATACCATTAGCTTGGAAAAAGGATTTGTAGGAGACTCGCTCTCACTTCTAATTAATGACAGCCTCATGATGAATAAACGAATAACAAAAGAGCCCGAATCAATAGAGATAGGACGCTTCGCTGAGCAAAGTGCATTAATGATTGTCGATAATTTAACAGAAAAGATGTCTGCTTTCAACTTAAGTGAAAAAGGAGGTGTCTATCGTTTTGAAAAAGACCCAGACGGAATTAAACAGTTGGCACAAGAATAGGCTAGAAACCAATCTATATTTCCGTCTTATATTTTTTAAGCTCTTCACGTAAAGCCAGTGCTTTACCGTCGGTTAAGCTATCCAGCAAAGTCCAAAATCGTTCTCCATGGTTCATTTCACGGGTATGACAGAGCTCATGCAACAGCACATAATCAACAAGATGGCGTGGCAACAGCACCAAGAAGCAAGAAAGATTAATGCCTTTCCGCGCAGAGCAACTGCCCCATCGCCCACGACTCGAATTTATTTTCACACTCTCATATTGAAACTGGTGCTGTTCAGCAAGCATATATAGTCTAGGTGGAAGAATAATTTTAGCATTTCTCCGAAGAGCTTCCTCTACCACCTTACGCAACCACGCCTGTAATTTTTCATCTTTAAAATCGGCATTAAAGGGGCAAATAATTTTCATCTTCCCTAATTCAGAGTGAGAAAGAAATCGATCACGATTACCGTATGCTAAAGAAAGTCTGAAAAATTCAGTATCAATGCGGAAATCTAAATCTATCAAAGGATGTAAGTGCTCATTCTTTGATGCTAACAATTTAACACGCAATTGTTCGATTGCCGCCTCAATTTCTTTCAAAGATGTCCGAGGAGGCACAGTAACAATAATTTCACCGTCTCTTGCACGAAAAATGAGACGTTTTGCACGTACATTTACATGTATTATCAAACGCCCCAATTCTTTATCTTCTATTACTTTATCCAATTCAGGAGGAAAAATTAGCCAGTTATACTACCAATACACGAAAGTAGTTTAAATTCTAAACCCGAGCAAGAAACATTGAATTTATATCTTAAAAACATAATTGAACAGAGTGTTCAATACCGAACACGCCCAAAAAGACCTATTTAGTTGTCAGCCTGCAGCTTACCTGTTTGGCACAAATATTGATTACTAAATTATCAGAGTTCGTTAGCCTAGGAAAAAAAACAGATGCATAGCTTGCAACTTTTCGCTATGCTTTTACGTCTAATTAATAACGAAGAAAACAAAAAACAGGAAATTATGAAAACGAACTCGAGAATTTTACTATTAACAGTGCTCACCTTGGGGCTATTTACCAGATGTACGGTTTTAAGTGATAA containing:
- a CDS encoding CvpA family protein → MTTIDLIIVILIGVGAFRGFLKGLLRQLASILGFFVGLLAARALYASLAEKICPTFTHSMTVAQVIAFLTIWIAIPLLFGIVALLLTKTMEAISLGWLNRLLGAGLGALKYLFMIVLLIGVIEFIDTGNHVLSQTKKAESVLYYPMRNVAGIFFPAAKRVSQQYIF
- the infB gene encoding translation initiation factor IF-2, with amino-acid sequence MTIRLNKVTRDLNVGITTVVEFLQKKGHIIEASPNTKISEEQYAILVKEFSTDKDLRLESERFIQERQNKDRNKGTVAIDGYENVEPEKPKTDDVIKTVVPEDVRPKFKSVGRIDLDKLNRKAEKEQIVEAVPVVVVAEAIVEPEPEPVQAPKEPILEEDKIAAPMVEEAPLDKQEPVKTETLVEPEIVKETPQVIEKVNEEALMPVEKKEEASEPELVSSNNDEDVFKIRPTELVSKINVIGQIDLAALNQTTRPKKKTKEEKRREREEKDKVRQDQKKQMKEAIIKEIRKEDIKVVKAVPKENVDAAAKKKRNRINKEKVDINNVTSNFARPVPNSEKSVKSINLHPNTAGGGQAQQAKNRGNNNNRDRFKKPVIKQEVSEEDVAKQIKETLARLTTKGKNKTSKYRKEKRETAFNRQQELDDKEIAGSKVLKITEFVTANELANMMDISVNQVIGTCMSIGMMVSINQRLDAETINLVAEEFGYKTEYVSAEVSQAIVEKEDSPEDLQHRAPIVTVMGHVDHGKTSLLDYIRKANVIAGEAGGITQHIGAYNVTLEDGREITFLDTPGHEAFTAMRARGAKVTDIAIIIVAADDNVMPQTKEAINHAMAAGVPIVFAINKIDKNGANPEKIKEELAAMNFLVEEWGGKYQSQDISAKKGIGVKELMEKVLLEAEMLDLKANPNRHAMGSIIESTLDKGRGYIATVLVSNGTLKMGDIVLAGTNFGRVKAMFNERNQRITEAGPSEPVLILGLNGAPTAGDTFHVIETEQEAREIANKREQLQREQGIRTQKILTLDELGRRIALGNFKELNVIVKGDVDGSIEALSDSLIKLSTEQIQVNVIHKAVGQISESDVTLAAASDAIIIGFQVRPSASARKFAEQEGVDIRMYSIIYDAIEEVTAAMEGMLAPEVKEVVTASIEVREVFHITKVGTVAGAMVKEGKARRSDKARLVRDGIVIYSGTISALKRFKDDVKEVAVNYECGISLVNFNDLRIGDFIETYEEIEVKQTL
- the nusA gene encoding transcription termination factor NusA, with translation MAKKEETISLIDTFSEFKELKNIDRTTMVSVLEESFRSVIAKMFGTDENYDVIVNPDKGDFEIWRNREVVADEDLTNPNMQIPLLEAQKIDASYEVGEEVTDEVIFAKFGRRAILNLRQTLASKILELEKDSLYNKYIDQVGTIINAEVYQIWKKEILLLDDEGNELLLPKTEQIPSDFYRKGETARAVVARVDNKNNNPKIIISRTSPVFLQRLFEMEVPEINDGLITIKKIARIPGERAKIAVESYDDRIDPVGACVGVKGSRIHGIVRELRNENIDVINYTSNISLFIQRSLSPAKISSIKLNEEERRAEVFLKPEEVSLAIGKGGLNIKLASMLTEYTIDVFRELDENVQDEDIYLEEFSDEIDGWVINAIKSIGIDTAKAVLSAPREMLIEKTDLEEETVDEVLRILKSEFEEEN
- the rimP gene encoding ribosome assembly cofactor RimP → MVEKKTVCQIVEEWLKEKDYFLVEIAVSSDDKIVVEIDHAEGVWIEDCVELSRYIESKLNREEEDYELEVGSAGIGQPFKVLQQYYNHIGKEVEILTRDGRKLNGVLKNADEEKFVVTILKKVKIAGDKRPKLQEEDETFVYADIKYTKYLISFK
- a CDS encoding SprT family zinc-dependent metalloprotease, with protein sequence MDKVIEDKELGRLIIHVNVRAKRLIFRARDGEIIVTVPPRTSLKEIEAAIEQLRVKLLASKNEHLHPLIDLDFRIDTEFFRLSLAYGNRDRFLSHSELGKMKIICPFNADFKDEKLQAWLRKVVEEALRRNAKIILPPRLYMLAEQHQFQYESVKINSSRGRWGSCSARKGINLSCFLVLLPRHLVDYVLLHELCHTREMNHGERFWTLLDSLTDGKALALREELKKYKTEI